Proteins co-encoded in one Symmachiella macrocystis genomic window:
- a CDS encoding biotin--[acetyl-CoA-carboxylase] ligase: MNPADEETPAAFDLDRIASETFIQSIDFHETLASTNDRGLQLANDPFVVTPSLVLTPAQTGGRGRGANRWWSTAGALTFSVLVSPDVVELPVARHPQISLTVGVAVCEALRQRFPQADIGLKWPNDVFLHEKKVCGILVEVPPQRRDILVIGIGLNVNNSLKSAPAELQATATSLSDAVGNKFELSEILIEVLHMLEQRLAWLSASDPQLARRWEEFSLLRGKTVYIENHQNDIAGICQGIDEEGGLLLRTPSGIERVTHGIVKHFQ; encoded by the coding sequence ATGAACCCTGCTGATGAGGAAACTCCGGCTGCGTTTGACTTGGACCGCATCGCATCGGAAACGTTCATCCAGTCCATCGACTTCCATGAGACGTTGGCCTCGACCAATGATCGCGGGTTACAGTTGGCCAACGATCCGTTCGTCGTGACCCCCAGTCTGGTGCTCACCCCCGCACAAACCGGCGGACGCGGACGGGGTGCCAATCGATGGTGGTCAACCGCCGGGGCCTTGACCTTCTCGGTACTCGTCAGCCCCGACGTTGTGGAACTTCCTGTAGCGCGACATCCGCAAATTTCACTCACGGTCGGCGTCGCCGTCTGTGAGGCCCTGCGCCAGCGATTTCCCCAAGCAGACATCGGACTAAAATGGCCGAACGATGTGTTCCTGCACGAGAAAAAAGTGTGCGGAATATTAGTCGAAGTCCCGCCACAGCGCCGTGACATCCTAGTGATCGGCATCGGCTTGAATGTGAACAACTCACTGAAATCCGCCCCGGCTGAATTACAAGCCACCGCCACTTCACTCAGTGATGCCGTCGGCAACAAATTCGAACTCTCTGAGATCCTGATCGAGGTGCTCCACATGCTCGAGCAACGCCTCGCCTGGCTTTCGGCCAGCGATCCGCAACTGGCCCGCCGGTGGGAGGAATTTTCCCTACTGCGGGGGAAAACCGTCTACATCGAAAACCACCAGAACGACATCGCCGGCATTTGCCAGGGAATTGACGAAGAAGGAGGGCTGCTGCTGCGGACTCCGTCGGGAATCGAACGCGTCACTCACGGCATCGTCAAACATTTTCAGTAA
- the rlmB gene encoding 23S rRNA (guanosine(2251)-2'-O)-methyltransferase RlmB, which yields MPLHLRNPHSVLAALETRPKDVSEVRITTDRPSGAWADVVQIAEEHRIPVIYGAERRESRRRPKAGAAKEGGRTGAGEVVVQPRQSVEVKNLFGKAKTWKEGEPYGVWLALDCLQDPHNVGAIFRSAAFFGVQGIIVTKDRSAPLNSTVYDVASGGLDDVPFALETNLSRTLETAKSAGLWVLGTSEHAETDLAEVDRDRHWLLVVGNEEKGLRRRTLENCDAVCRLTPRGRVTSLNVSVATGILIASLS from the coding sequence GTGCCTTTGCATCTGCGAAACCCCCATAGTGTACTAGCGGCGCTCGAAACACGCCCCAAGGATGTCAGTGAAGTCCGAATCACGACCGACCGCCCATCGGGAGCGTGGGCCGATGTTGTGCAAATCGCTGAAGAACATCGGATACCAGTGATTTATGGTGCCGAACGCCGGGAGTCCCGCCGGCGGCCGAAAGCCGGTGCTGCTAAAGAAGGGGGACGCACCGGTGCCGGTGAAGTGGTTGTCCAGCCACGCCAGTCGGTCGAGGTGAAGAACCTATTCGGCAAGGCCAAAACGTGGAAAGAAGGCGAACCTTACGGCGTGTGGCTGGCACTGGATTGCCTGCAAGACCCACACAACGTCGGGGCGATTTTCCGCTCCGCAGCGTTTTTCGGCGTCCAGGGCATCATCGTCACCAAAGACCGTTCGGCGCCCTTAAATTCCACGGTCTACGATGTCGCATCCGGCGGATTGGACGATGTCCCGTTCGCATTGGAAACCAATCTGAGCCGCACCTTGGAAACAGCAAAGTCCGCCGGTTTGTGGGTGCTGGGGACATCGGAACACGCCGAAACCGATCTGGCTGAAGTTGACAGGGACCGACACTGGTTATTGGTCGTCGGCAACGAAGAAAAAGGCTTGCGACGACGGACATTGGAGAACTGCGACGCCGTCTGCCGTCTCACCCCCCGCGGCCGCGTCACTTCACTCAACGTATCGGTTGCGACCGGCATTCTGATCGCATCGTTGAGCTAA
- a CDS encoding PSD1 and planctomycete cytochrome C domain-containing protein: MQQYAPLLIVTAFLGAWVAASPLAAADQKPVDFNRDVRPILSKKCFPCHGPDAGSREGGLRLDVRDAALGEADSGERAIIPGNAATSELIARISADDDSLRMPPAETGDPLTKLQIDVLRRWINQDAPYARHWAFVKLVRPQPPMVTNTDWPRNTIDHFVLKRLEQAGLAPSPEVDRYALIRRLSFDLRGLPPTPAEVEAFVNDNNPQAYENLVDTFLQDPAYGERWAQMWLDLARYADSKGYGSDPLREIWRYRDWVIDAFNNNMPYDQFTIEQIAGDLLPEATLQQRMATSFHRNTMTNTEGGTDDEEFRVAAVRDRVDTTMQVWMGLTMRCATCHDHKYDPIAQKEYYQFYAFFNQTGDNDQPDESPTIPAPTAEIAAENQRLDAEIAKTRAQLETPEIAAAQTTWESNLQNAGEWFVITPQNIESTNGTTFQTLPDGSLLAGGDSPATDTYTITTQTSLRNVSAVRLEAIPDLTLPEAGSGRGAAGNFVLSQFALTVDDVDQPWERAAADFSAANFSAQAATSGKNLKKQGWSVDSQQQQPHAAVFILKKSLPQTSDEATTLTFRFEQQNEKPRQTLGRFRIAITNDPAAAQRLELPAEILAIIGTPSNARDAAQSQKLHKYFCESAPALKPLRDKIAALQAAKPAIPTLPVMQELPVEKHRKTHLMVKGNFLSLGEELTPVLPVAFHPAAPKSPATRLGVAQWLVDPENPLTARVAVNRYWARLFGRGIVTTEEDFGTQGAPPSHPQLLDWLATEYVRLGWDTKAILKQMVLSATYQQSAQVTPQLLEHDPNNVLLSRGPRFRLKAEMVRDQALALSGLLSRKIHGPSVFPPQPPGLWRAAFNGRDRKWATSTGEDKYRRGLYTFWRRSVPYPSMATFDAPSREVCAMRRIRTNTPLQAFVTLNDPVYVEAAQALARRIYNEGGQTTDQRVRFALRLCLVRPPAAAQVDALTELFTSELAHYQQNETAAVELATIPLGELPDGMPPADLAAWTVVANVLLNLDAVLSKN; this comes from the coding sequence ATGCAGCAATACGCACCGTTACTGATCGTGACGGCGTTTCTGGGAGCATGGGTTGCAGCCAGCCCGTTAGCGGCGGCTGATCAAAAACCGGTGGACTTCAATCGTGACGTCCGCCCGATCCTGTCTAAGAAATGTTTCCCCTGCCACGGTCCCGATGCCGGCTCCCGTGAGGGAGGCTTGCGACTCGACGTGCGCGATGCGGCCCTCGGCGAAGCAGACAGCGGTGAGCGAGCCATTATCCCCGGCAATGCCGCTACGAGCGAACTGATCGCCCGCATCAGCGCTGACGACGACAGCCTACGCATGCCTCCGGCCGAGACAGGCGATCCGCTCACAAAATTGCAAATCGATGTGCTCCGCCGTTGGATCAACCAGGACGCCCCTTATGCGCGGCACTGGGCATTTGTAAAACTAGTACGTCCCCAACCGCCAATGGTCACCAACACCGACTGGCCGCGCAATACGATCGATCACTTTGTGCTAAAACGACTCGAACAGGCCGGCCTCGCCCCCTCGCCGGAAGTGGATCGTTACGCGTTGATTCGCCGCCTCAGTTTCGACCTACGCGGCCTCCCTCCCACGCCCGCCGAAGTCGAAGCATTTGTCAACGACAATAATCCACAGGCCTACGAGAACTTGGTTGATACTTTTCTGCAAGACCCCGCCTACGGCGAACGCTGGGCGCAAATGTGGCTTGATCTCGCTCGGTATGCCGACTCCAAGGGATACGGGTCTGACCCACTACGAGAAATCTGGCGGTACCGCGATTGGGTGATCGACGCCTTCAACAACAATATGCCGTACGACCAATTTACGATCGAGCAAATCGCCGGGGACCTGCTCCCCGAGGCTACGCTTCAGCAACGGATGGCGACCTCCTTTCATCGCAACACGATGACCAACACCGAAGGGGGCACCGACGATGAAGAATTCCGCGTCGCTGCCGTCCGTGACCGTGTCGACACCACCATGCAGGTCTGGATGGGCCTGACGATGCGCTGCGCCACTTGCCACGACCACAAGTACGACCCGATCGCCCAAAAGGAATACTACCAATTCTACGCATTCTTCAATCAGACCGGCGACAACGACCAGCCGGATGAATCCCCGACCATCCCCGCCCCCACGGCGGAAATCGCAGCTGAGAACCAGAGACTCGATGCCGAAATTGCCAAAACCCGCGCTCAACTAGAAACTCCGGAAATCGCCGCAGCACAAACGACCTGGGAAAGCAACCTGCAAAACGCCGGCGAGTGGTTTGTCATCACTCCCCAAAACATCGAGTCGACCAACGGGACCACGTTCCAGACATTGCCGGACGGTTCCCTCCTCGCCGGCGGTGATTCCCCCGCGACTGATACATATACCATCACCACCCAGACAAGCCTCCGGAACGTGAGTGCTGTTCGACTCGAGGCGATCCCCGATCTCACTTTACCCGAGGCTGGTTCCGGCCGCGGTGCAGCGGGCAATTTTGTACTCTCGCAGTTTGCATTGACAGTTGACGACGTGGATCAACCGTGGGAGCGCGCTGCGGCAGATTTTTCCGCCGCTAATTTTTCAGCACAAGCAGCGACAAGTGGGAAGAACCTCAAAAAACAAGGGTGGTCCGTCGATTCACAGCAACAACAACCGCACGCGGCTGTTTTCATTCTCAAAAAATCGCTGCCACAAACCTCCGATGAGGCAACAACGCTCACCTTCCGCTTCGAACAGCAAAATGAAAAACCACGGCAAACGCTCGGACGCTTTCGCATTGCAATCACCAACGACCCCGCCGCTGCCCAGCGATTGGAACTACCGGCGGAAATACTGGCGATTATCGGCACACCGTCGAATGCACGGGATGCCGCCCAGTCTCAAAAGCTGCACAAGTATTTTTGCGAATCCGCCCCGGCACTAAAACCACTGCGCGACAAGATCGCTGCGCTGCAAGCCGCCAAGCCCGCCATTCCGACCCTCCCCGTCATGCAGGAGTTGCCTGTCGAGAAACACCGGAAGACGCATCTGATGGTCAAAGGCAACTTCCTCAGTCTCGGTGAGGAACTCACGCCCGTACTGCCGGTCGCGTTTCATCCCGCCGCCCCGAAATCGCCCGCCACTCGACTCGGCGTCGCCCAATGGCTCGTTGATCCGGAAAACCCATTAACGGCGCGCGTCGCCGTGAATCGCTACTGGGCTCGCTTGTTCGGTCGGGGCATTGTCACCACCGAAGAAGACTTTGGCACACAAGGCGCCCCTCCCAGCCACCCGCAATTGCTCGACTGGCTGGCCACAGAATATGTGCGACTCGGCTGGGATACCAAAGCGATTCTCAAACAGATGGTCCTGTCCGCCACCTACCAACAATCCGCACAGGTCACGCCGCAATTGCTGGAACACGACCCGAACAACGTGCTCTTGTCGCGCGGCCCAAGATTTCGTCTCAAAGCCGAGATGGTTCGCGACCAAGCGCTGGCGCTGAGCGGTCTGTTGAGTCGCAAAATTCACGGTCCCTCTGTCTTTCCGCCGCAACCCCCGGGACTTTGGCGGGCAGCCTTCAACGGTCGTGACCGAAAGTGGGCCACTAGCACTGGGGAGGACAAGTATCGCCGCGGGTTGTACACCTTCTGGCGGCGGTCGGTTCCCTATCCGTCGATGGCCACCTTCGATGCCCCCAGCCGCGAAGTCTGCGCCATGCGCCGCATCCGCACCAACACCCCGCTGCAGGCCTTCGTAACACTCAATGATCCGGTCTATGTCGAAGCCGCGCAGGCCCTGGCACGTCGCATCTATAATGAAGGAGGCCAAACCACCGACCAGCGCGTGCGATTCGCCCTCCGGCTCTGTCTCGTTCGCCCACCAGCTGCTGCACAAGTCGACGCATTGACGGAACTGTTCACAAGCGAACTTGCACATTATCAACAAAATGAAACCGCTGCCGTCGAGTTGGCGACGATTCCGTTGGGAGAACTGCCCGACGGGATGCCGCCGGCCGACCTGGCTGCCTGGACCGTTGTCGCCAATGTGTTATTAAATCTCGATGCCGTTTTAAGCAAGAATTGA
- a CDS encoding DUF1501 domain-containing protein, whose product MHIAHQQALFQTRRHFLRNCNVGLGSLALAALSGNAPAATPNVEAVNPLAVKQPHFAPKAKNVIYLHMAGSPPQHELFDFKPELVKHNMQPCPDELMKGQRFPFIKGHPKLLGTPYKFTPQGECGMLVSELLPGLSSVIDDVAVIKSMHTDQFNHAPAQLLLYTGSPRFGAAAMGSWITYGLGSENQNLPGFVVLLSGGTDPSGGKSLWGTGFLPSVYQGVQCRTTGDPILYVSNPKGMDRDVRRRSLDALRKLNEIELQTVGDPETLSRISQYELAYRMQMAVPEVMDIGREPKHIHEAYGTQPGQASFANNCLLARRLVEQGVRYVQLFDWGWDFHGTGKGNDIVYGLPDKVKQIDRPITALLRDLKNRGLLDETLVVWSGEFGRTSMNEERNGSKFLGRDHHPHCFSIWMAGGGIKGGITHGETDDLGYFVTQDKMSIPDLQATILHQLGMNAHRFTYPFQGLDNRLIGPAGDGAVREALLA is encoded by the coding sequence ATGCATATCGCCCATCAACAAGCGCTCTTCCAAACGCGGCGGCATTTTCTGCGCAATTGCAATGTCGGCCTCGGCAGCTTAGCACTCGCCGCGCTCTCCGGCAACGCACCGGCGGCGACGCCGAACGTCGAAGCGGTCAATCCCTTGGCAGTCAAACAGCCCCACTTTGCCCCCAAGGCGAAAAACGTCATTTACCTACACATGGCCGGCTCACCGCCACAGCACGAATTGTTTGACTTCAAGCCCGAACTGGTCAAACACAACATGCAGCCCTGTCCCGATGAACTGATGAAAGGCCAACGCTTTCCCTTCATCAAAGGACACCCCAAACTACTCGGCACGCCTTACAAATTCACGCCGCAAGGGGAATGCGGCATGCTTGTCAGCGAACTGTTGCCCGGCCTGAGTTCGGTGATCGATGACGTTGCCGTCATCAAGTCGATGCACACCGACCAATTCAACCACGCCCCCGCACAGCTATTGCTCTACACCGGTTCGCCACGCTTCGGGGCAGCGGCCATGGGCTCGTGGATCACCTATGGCCTAGGGAGCGAAAACCAGAACCTGCCCGGCTTTGTCGTGTTGCTCAGCGGTGGCACCGATCCCAGCGGCGGCAAAAGTCTGTGGGGTACGGGGTTTTTGCCATCGGTCTACCAAGGGGTGCAATGCCGCACGACGGGCGATCCGATTTTGTATGTCTCCAACCCCAAAGGCATGGACCGCGACGTCCGTCGCCGCAGTTTGGACGCGCTCCGCAAGTTGAATGAAATCGAACTGCAAACCGTCGGCGACCCTGAAACGCTCTCCCGGATCAGCCAATACGAACTCGCCTACCGCATGCAAATGGCAGTTCCTGAGGTCATGGATATCGGCCGCGAACCCAAACACATCCACGAAGCCTACGGCACGCAGCCGGGTCAAGCATCGTTTGCTAACAACTGTTTGCTGGCGCGGCGGTTGGTAGAGCAGGGGGTGCGTTACGTGCAACTGTTCGATTGGGGCTGGGATTTTCACGGCACCGGCAAGGGGAACGACATCGTCTACGGCCTGCCCGATAAGGTCAAACAAATTGACCGCCCCATCACCGCGCTACTGCGTGATTTGAAAAACCGAGGGCTGCTGGATGAAACGCTCGTCGTCTGGAGCGGCGAATTCGGCCGCACGAGCATGAACGAAGAACGCAACGGCTCCAAATTCCTCGGCCGCGACCACCACCCGCACTGCTTCAGTATCTGGATGGCCGGCGGCGGGATCAAAGGGGGCATCACGCACGGCGAAACCGACGACCTGGGCTATTTCGTGACGCAAGACAAAATGAGCATCCCCGACCTGCAAGCGACCATCCTCCACCAACTCGGCATGAACGCCCACCGCTTCACCTACCCCTTCCAAGGCCTAGACAACCGCCTCATCGGCCCCGCCGGCGACGGAGCGGTCCGTGAAGCACTGCTGGCGTAA
- a CDS encoding DUF6968 family protein, translating into MSEGEMHRQLFFRQRDGNVEEAEVVFKVFNNGSEWQCDVEVAGIPSIDPSNFHILGEDAIQALTLALRNTAFRFEQSRLNHGCPIWWLEQGGRRGTRVAKALSFGGDKQLGQGRCFRPCVACLGFRQ; encoded by the coding sequence ATGTCCGAAGGTGAAATGCATCGGCAACTGTTTTTCCGACAAAGGGACGGGAATGTTGAAGAGGCAGAGGTCGTGTTTAAAGTTTTCAATAACGGCAGCGAATGGCAATGTGATGTAGAAGTTGCCGGAATCCCCTCTATCGATCCGAGCAACTTTCATATCCTCGGAGAGGACGCAATACAGGCTCTGACTTTGGCACTAAGAAATACAGCCTTTCGATTTGAACAATCCAGGCTGAATCACGGTTGCCCAATCTGGTGGCTTGAACAGGGGGGACGACGGGGAACTCGTGTTGCCAAAGCATTGAGCTTCGGAGGAGACAAACAATTAGGTCAGGGCCGGTGTTTCCGGCCGTGTGTTGCCTGCCTTGGCTTTCGACAATGA
- a CDS encoding DUF1501 domain-containing protein: protein MRTYRSQPHVNRRQLMQLGAVGGFGLTLPRLLAAESVTGAATSTAKIKSCILIFYYGGPSHIDTFDPKPKASANVRGEFATIATSAPGVFVGEHNQQTARVMDHVAVVRSMQHPMRNHNSAAAEALCGRTPGNGDLELLADDALSFPCYGASLSYLWRDQQLELPAIALPHVMYNVVQLPGQSAGFLGSAYQPFQIEKDPNAANFNVETLSLPVEVSGARLAERRRLMDVIDHKSAASNMSNYYNTAFSLLNSETVRQSLRISEETEAIRQQYGRNRFGQSLLLARRLVEGGVRFITVYDGIRNGQTANWDSHSDNFARHRDVLIPPTDQGYAALIEDLQQRGLLNETLVIALGEFGRTPRINGNGGRDHWPDCFHVLLAGGGICGGAVYGSSDNIGAYPETNPVTPGDLAATLFTRFGIDPKHEIHDITGRPYPLANGRALGDLFG, encoded by the coding sequence ATGAGGACGTATCGCTCACAACCTCACGTCAACCGTCGCCAACTGATGCAACTCGGCGCGGTGGGGGGATTCGGCCTGACGTTGCCAAGGTTATTGGCGGCCGAGAGCGTCACAGGCGCAGCGACGTCAACGGCGAAGATCAAGTCCTGCATTTTGATCTTCTATTATGGCGGTCCCAGCCATATTGATACGTTTGACCCCAAGCCCAAGGCGAGTGCCAATGTGCGGGGGGAATTTGCGACGATTGCCACCTCCGCGCCGGGGGTGTTCGTCGGAGAACATAATCAGCAGACCGCTCGCGTGATGGATCACGTCGCCGTGGTGCGGAGCATGCAGCATCCGATGCGAAACCATAACTCGGCCGCCGCCGAGGCACTGTGCGGGCGGACACCGGGTAACGGCGATTTGGAATTGTTGGCCGACGATGCGCTGAGCTTTCCGTGTTACGGCGCTTCGCTCAGTTATTTATGGCGTGACCAACAACTGGAACTGCCGGCGATTGCCCTGCCCCACGTGATGTACAACGTCGTGCAGTTGCCGGGACAATCAGCGGGGTTTCTCGGTTCGGCTTATCAGCCGTTTCAGATTGAAAAGGACCCCAACGCCGCCAATTTTAATGTCGAAACGTTGTCTCTGCCTGTTGAGGTGTCGGGGGCTCGGTTGGCTGAGCGGCGTCGGTTGATGGATGTCATCGACCACAAGTCGGCCGCTTCGAACATGAGCAACTATTACAACACCGCCTTTTCGCTCTTGAATTCTGAGACCGTTCGCCAAAGCCTACGCATCAGCGAAGAAACCGAAGCCATCCGCCAGCAGTACGGCCGCAATCGTTTCGGACAAAGCCTGCTGTTGGCACGGCGATTGGTCGAAGGGGGCGTGCGGTTCATCACCGTGTATGACGGCATCCGCAATGGCCAGACTGCCAACTGGGACAGCCACAGCGATAACTTTGCCCGACATCGCGACGTGCTGATTCCCCCCACCGATCAAGGTTATGCGGCGCTGATCGAGGATCTCCAACAGCGGGGATTACTCAACGAAACGTTAGTGATCGCCCTGGGCGAATTCGGCCGCACGCCGCGCATCAACGGCAATGGCGGTCGCGACCACTGGCCCGATTGTTTCCACGTCCTACTGGCCGGCGGCGGCATCTGCGGCGGCGCGGTCTACGGCAGCAGCGACAACATCGGCGCCTATCCGGAAACTAACCCCGTCACGCCGGGTGACCTGGCGGCCACGCTGTTTACGCGTTTCGGCATCGACCCCAAGCACGAAATCCACGACATCACCGGACGGCCTTACCCGTTGGCGAATGGGCGGGCGTTGGGGGATCTATTTGGGTGA
- a CDS encoding outer membrane beta-barrel protein, which translates to MPVSFNSYFQEPTCQSCTSDGFLGCGNGCDSCCRERHYLFPQSDSGFNVYGWLDAGFIGNTSSPTSKFNGPYNAVDRSNEAMFNQFYIVGEKSLPQCGTGLGLRVDYLYGEDYLLAESAGLERRPDGAPRWNPEYYGSAFPQAFASVGNQDLSLQVGHFYSVVGYEGVMAPGNFFYSKSYSYQFAGPFTHWGGQVNWNVDESWTVQAGLTNGWDTLDRTSDSVGFVGKIKYTDVNSGLWTSFAIVTGKEFNNLAGLNIQPDFTNRTRYSWLVGVPINCKTEYIFHHWLGIQEDGTPDGDRADWYGIDQYLLYTISQSWQAGLRFEWFRDEDGTRIGLNRPSNPNTPPFPGNVYSLSAGVNWKPTENFVLRPEIRADWYDGSALRQPFNDGVDDNQLMLGFDAILLF; encoded by the coding sequence ATGCCGGTGAGTTTTAATAGCTACTTCCAGGAACCGACTTGTCAAAGTTGCACATCCGACGGTTTTCTTGGTTGTGGTAATGGTTGCGACTCCTGTTGCCGCGAACGGCACTATTTGTTTCCACAGAGTGACAGCGGTTTCAATGTCTACGGCTGGTTAGATGCGGGTTTCATTGGGAACACAAGTAGCCCCACAAGCAAATTCAACGGTCCGTACAACGCCGTTGATCGCAGCAACGAGGCGATGTTCAACCAGTTTTACATTGTAGGGGAAAAAAGCCTTCCGCAGTGTGGCACCGGATTGGGGTTGCGGGTCGACTATCTGTACGGCGAAGACTACTTGCTTGCTGAATCCGCTGGGCTGGAAAGACGGCCCGACGGCGCCCCCCGCTGGAATCCGGAATATTATGGCTCGGCCTTTCCGCAGGCGTTTGCGTCGGTCGGTAATCAAGACCTCTCATTACAGGTGGGGCATTTTTATTCGGTCGTGGGCTACGAAGGTGTGATGGCACCGGGCAATTTCTTCTATTCTAAATCATATAGCTATCAATTCGCGGGACCGTTTACGCATTGGGGCGGACAGGTGAACTGGAATGTCGACGAATCCTGGACCGTGCAAGCGGGATTGACCAATGGTTGGGACACGTTAGATCGCACAAGTGACAGCGTTGGATTTGTTGGAAAAATCAAATACACGGATGTCAACAGCGGACTGTGGACATCATTCGCGATCGTGACCGGCAAAGAATTCAACAACCTGGCCGGTCTAAATATTCAGCCGGACTTCACCAATCGAACGCGGTATAGCTGGCTTGTGGGTGTGCCCATTAATTGCAAAACTGAATACATCTTTCATCATTGGCTGGGCATTCAAGAAGACGGCACACCCGACGGCGACCGTGCTGACTGGTACGGAATAGACCAATACTTGCTGTATACCATCAGTCAAAGCTGGCAAGCAGGGCTGCGATTCGAGTGGTTCCGCGACGAGGACGGAACCCGCATCGGTCTGAATCGGCCCAGCAATCCCAACACACCGCCGTTTCCAGGCAACGTCTATTCATTGTCCGCCGGTGTCAATTGGAAGCCAACCGAGAATTTCGTATTGCGACCGGAGATCCGCGCCGACTGGTACGATGGCTCCGCCTTGCGTCAACCGTTTAATGATGGTGTCGACGACAATCAGTTGATGCTAGGCTTCGATGCCATATTGCTGTTTTAG
- a CDS encoding DUF1501 domain-containing protein, whose product MLSFYGKKQRYCDGVSRREFLRVGGFAAGALGGFGLPQLLQAEDAAGTGSSHKSVIHIFLGGGPPHQDMWEIKTDAPKEIRGEFNPIDTNVPGIQIGECFPKIAAMMDKMAVIRSVVGCSGGHDSFQCFSGWNRRSLDSIGGRPSIGSAVAKLKGTVEPAVPASVALAGKTSHAPWSYPGGPGFLGAGFSPFQPEGEGMADLKLNNVSLDRLSDRKSLLKGLDGLRRDVDATGMIDGMDAFTQAAFGVLTSSKLVDALDISKEDPKIRARYGDGKPYKYQYDGAPTCNDHLLIARRLVEVGVRSVTLSYGRWDSHGANFDLVRHHGTRLDQGVAALVQDLEERGILDDVTVIVWGEFGRTPRINPGAGRDHWPRVSCALLAGGGMQTGQAIGATNRLGEYAQERPVDMQEVVSTIYHNLGINPMTTTLQDPTGRPQFLTDIREPIRELV is encoded by the coding sequence ATGCTCTCGTTCTACGGAAAGAAGCAGCGATACTGCGACGGCGTTTCTCGCCGGGAGTTTTTAAGAGTTGGCGGATTTGCCGCCGGCGCACTCGGTGGGTTCGGCCTACCGCAACTCTTGCAGGCCGAAGATGCTGCGGGAACCGGGTCGTCCCATAAATCGGTGATTCACATCTTCCTGGGTGGCGGACCTCCGCACCAGGATATGTGGGAGATCAAAACCGATGCTCCGAAGGAGATTCGAGGCGAATTCAACCCGATTGATACCAACGTACCGGGTATTCAAATTGGAGAGTGTTTTCCCAAAATCGCCGCCATGATGGACAAGATGGCTGTGATTCGCTCGGTCGTCGGCTGTTCGGGGGGACATGATTCGTTCCAATGTTTCAGTGGTTGGAATCGGCGGTCGCTGGACTCCATTGGAGGGCGCCCCAGTATTGGATCAGCAGTGGCCAAGCTCAAAGGCACGGTCGAACCTGCGGTCCCAGCCTCGGTCGCACTGGCAGGGAAAACCAGTCATGCACCATGGTCGTATCCGGGAGGACCAGGATTCCTGGGTGCCGGCTTTAGCCCGTTTCAGCCGGAAGGCGAGGGCATGGCTGATTTGAAATTGAACAATGTTTCGCTCGATCGGTTGTCTGATCGCAAGAGCTTGTTGAAAGGGCTGGATGGCTTACGCCGCGATGTCGATGCCACGGGCATGATCGACGGCATGGATGCCTTCACGCAAGCCGCGTTTGGCGTATTGACATCAAGCAAGCTGGTCGACGCATTGGACATCAGTAAAGAAGATCCCAAAATCCGCGCACGTTATGGCGACGGAAAACCTTACAAATATCAATACGACGGTGCGCCAACCTGCAATGACCATCTGCTAATCGCCCGTCGATTGGTGGAAGTGGGCGTCCGTTCGGTTACGCTCTCTTATGGCCGCTGGGATAGCCATGGTGCCAACTTCGACCTTGTGCGACATCACGGCACGCGTCTGGATCAAGGGGTCGCAGCCCTGGTGCAGGACCTGGAAGAGCGGGGCATCTTGGATGACGTCACCGTCATTGTGTGGGGTGAATTCGGTCGCACGCCGCGTATCAATCCGGGAGCTGGACGAGATCATTGGCCACGCGTCAGTTGCGCATTGCTGGCCGGTGGAGGAATGCAAACCGGACAAGCCATCGGTGCGACGAACCGACTGGGGGAATATGCTCAAGAACGTCCGGTCGACATGCAGGAGGTCGTCTCCACGATTTATCACAACCTGGGCATCAATCCGATGACCACCACGCTGCAAGACCCAACGGGACGCCCGCAGTTCCTGACCGACATCCGCGAACCGATTCGTGAATTGGTTTAA